The DNA segment TGGTCGAGGCTATCAAGGTCCTCGACGCGATCCAGAAAAAGTTTTCCATTGCTCTTAGCTACGAGTATGCCGATGTCGGCGGTATTGCCATTGACAACCATGGCGCAGCCCTGCCTGCCGCGACCCTGGCCTTGTGCAAGGCAAGTGACGCGGTCCTTTTTGGTTCGGTGGGCGGGCCTAAGTGGGAGAGCTTGCCGCCGGAGCAGCAGCCGGAACGGGCTGCTCTTTTGCCCCTGCGTAAAGAGTTGAGGCTTTTTTGTAATCTCAGGCCGGCTAAGGTGTTTAAGTCCCTGGTCGCTGCTTGTCCTCTGCGGCCAGATATCGTTGGAGAGGGTTTTGACATCCTTTGTGTGCGTGAACTTACTGGTGATATCTACTTTGGCCAGCCTAAGGGCCGCGAAGGCCAGGGCATGGAGGAGAAGGCCTATGACACCATGGTCTATACCAGGGCGGAGATTGACCGCATCGCCCGCAAGGCCTTTGATGCTGCTCGGGGCAGGCGTAAGCTGGTGACTTCGGTGGACAAGGCCAACGTCCTCACCACCATGGTCCTCTGGCGGCAGGTGGTGAAAGAGGTGGCTGTCGATTACCCTGACATTACTCTCAATCACATCTATGTCGACAATGCCACCATGCAGTTGATCAAGAACCCGCATCAGTTTGATGTCATGCTCTGTGGCAATATGTTCGGGGATATTATCTCCGACGAATGTGCGATGATGACTGGTTCCATGGGACTTCTGGCCTCGGCCAGTCTCAATGAGACCGGATTTGGGCTTTATGAGCCGGCCGGTGGTTCGGCCCCGGATATCATGGGCAAGGGCATTGCCAATCCCATCGCCCA comes from the Desulfobulbaceae bacterium genome and includes:
- the leuB gene encoding 3-isopropylmalate dehydrogenase, producing MKKIAILAGDGIGPEVMVEAIKVLDAIQKKFSIALSYEYADVGGIAIDNHGAALPAATLALCKASDAVLFGSVGGPKWESLPPEQQPERAALLPLRKELRLFCNLRPAKVFKSLVAACPLRPDIVGEGFDILCVRELTGDIYFGQPKGREGQGMEEKAYDTMVYTRAEIDRIARKAFDAARGRRKLVTSVDKANVLTTMVLWRQVVKEVAVDYPDITLNHIYVDNATMQLIKNPHQFDVMLCGNMFGDIISDECAMMTGSMGLLASASLNETGFGLYEPAGGSAPDIMGKGIANPIAQILSAAMMLRYSLGEEQAAVAIEQAVSQVLENGIHTPDIATDKSRTVGTVAMGDAIVACLA